In the Neodiprion virginianus isolate iyNeoVirg1 chromosome 2, iyNeoVirg1.1, whole genome shotgun sequence genome, TTTTATGACGTAGTACCTTTTCACCCGTCCATCATTAACACAACccaatgataaatttaaagaGTGTGTTTGAAATGGTGATAATGATACTTGGAATACTTCGGAAGATGACGACAATAATGGGTGAAAGATGTGTGCACACTTAAATATGGTTTATTTACTTAAAAATGTTCtaataaatacaaaatcacAAATGAACACTTAGTCTTTGTTTTAACTTAATCGGTATATTCCATATTGATAGATCTGGTTACTCGTCGTATGgtttaataattatcattaattgATCGTTATACTTGCGTGCGCTAGAGTATGCATGGGTACGTTGGCATTCTCTACTAGTAGCATCATAGTCGACGCAACACCTTAGtacaatattaattaaatagATAAAGAAGCATGGCGTCAACTAAATGAATGATCTCCCACCAGCTCGCTTAGCTGCCATTACTTTTACTAATATGTTGTAAAGTTGGAAGCTCCAACGttcattatttatcattaattatattacttatggtaataaattatttagtAATAAAAGACAAATAAGAGAAACACTAATATATGAGCTCACCAATTATGTTAGTCTCGTGTATAAATACTGCTTAACGTAATCATATCAATTGTTACGCTAGGCAGGTATTAGGTATTAAGATAATCCTacgtacagaaaaaaaatgctgcATTATTTTAGTCTAGCAGCCATTGCTACTGGGATTCCCCTTCGGTAATGGACgaactaaaaataatttctcgcCTTGTCTATTTGTATAGATCGGAGCTCGTTGGTAATGATCCACCAGTTGATCGAGAGTATGAAATTTCCGCTGCCCGATGCAATACAAAGCACCCTCCACGTGTACCCTGAAGTGTTTATTTCGTCCTGGTGCCTTGAGTGATACAGAGTAATCTCCCATCTACACACACCAATTTAAATATCAAACAGTATTGGAAAAAGTTCACTGATTACctgaatatattatatattcattacAAATCGAAAATTGCACATCCATAAATTAATATGAGCCACTATTTGAGTGAATTTGGTATTGGTGGATTTCATATAAATAAGACAAGTGAAAGGAATTTGATACAATTTGATATTTTAGCTATTGTCTTTGCTTTTCTGTAATGCCCATACTGTGAATACAAAAGTAACTCACGTTTGTTTCACTGTCTCTAATGAGGAAATCCCCATCTTGACCATGCTGATTTAGAAGAGTGTCGCACTGAGATCGAGTTATTCTTCCATAGTACCATGGCTTCCCAACAAGATGGGGTCTATCCCCTGGATCAGGCCTTCGTTCCAATGAGTCTCCAGCTCCAATTTCACTGGTTGTCATTCCTCGCTCACGGTAAGGTTGTGTCAAGTACTCACTTAGTTCTTGTAAGTAGTTGCGAGGAACCAAGCCAATTTGTCCCTGGCCATTTCTAGCCTTGTACCATTCAGGATCAGCTGGTGGACGATCAAGGATTTCTAAACGATCTCCTTTCTCAAAGGATAACTCCTGATCATTGTTGGAAGAAAATGAATAGAGAGCCACAACAATATCCAACACATTTTCTGCCATTGCATAAGTGTGCAACGTATCATCTGCATCTCCTTCTTCTTGAGTATAATTTGAAGGAAACCAACCGGCCTGAGTGCCACTCTGTCCTCTCCACCAGCCGTCATTACTCTTCTCAAGTATGAGAATCCGCGTTCCTTTCACCAATGACAATTCATCTGCCTGCTGCGcttgataattatattttacaactGCTGTTCCAATTGCTTCACTCGGATCTGCGGGTAATCTTCGAGCCATGGTTGGCGACTCGACCGCTCTTGAGGGTGAGTTACTCGATGGTAACGTTTTTGACCCTGAACCTttcttgactttttttttgatactgtCAAACAGAGATGGCTTTTCCTTCTTGACGTAATTACTTGGAACATACCCAGCTTGACCCCTGGCACTCTGAACTCTCCACCAATGTTTGGAGTCGTCGAGCAATAAGTATCGTTCATTTTTACGAAGATCCAATTCTTGGGCTCCTTGTCCCCCATAATCGTACTTGGCGACGACGTAGCACACGTCGTCCTGACTGGTCTTGCCTGTAGGAATGAAATCCAATTACACTTCACTCAATTGATGGCATACTGCTTCTGCTAAAAGCTACTCCTTGGTTAAAAgcataattgaatataatagGACCAAACTTCTCGTGATAAAATGGAATGTTtaattcgaattgaataataattggtAATAGATTGCTTtattaattacaattgtaaACAACATATACAAACAATATATCTAAGCACTAAAGAAACTCactttttatgattttttttttctttcattccgtGTTCCGaaataacaatattcaaaaGTAAACAAACAACAAAGAGAAAACGTATTCAATCTCAAAAATGTAGTAAGTAATCAAAAGAATATACGGGCTACATCGAAAAGCAACAAGCAAACAATTGTAAGACGTACCATGCTTCATGGCTGCCATGTGCGAATATAGAGATATGTACGTCGAAGAGTGGCACGTGTTATCGGCTACTCACGTACTACGTGAATGAATCTTAAGCCTGCTTGTGTTGTGTCGGCAGGGTCAGTGGAGCAGGCATTCATTCTTTagcttttttttgttttttattgttggCACACCCTCTGATTTCTTGGTTCAGGGTCCATCGTTCGCAAAGGTAGATTAAGCAAGTGTATTGCCAACACTTtaaggaaaacaaaataatcagcCATTAATTATACcaagtaattgaaataaataatagttgCTGAAAACTTAAATAAAGAGGCACATCCAAGTACCAGGCGGCATATGTTTGTCTTTGAATTTAATATGTTGTGGTCGTGAATAAGGGGGTAACATTTTACAGACCACTACAGTACCAGAGTTGCGAATGAAATGTATGACAAGAATGGGTTGTACATGAAAGATTTGCTCTACAGCTATCTTAATAGCTCAATATATCTCTACAATAAGTTTAGCTACATAATAATACATTTCCGCTAGCATTGACCAATACTTTATAATGCGCTACAAGAAGAGCCTTTACTTAAAAATCATATTGCAATACAGATAACGAGTATCCACATTATTGATGCACTTATAAcatgttgaaaattaatcatgCAAAATGTCAGCTGACCAATGTTAAAGATACCAACGAGTTGAGCTTAATGACTAATCGTTGAACGCTTGAAAGTTAAAATGGAAGCAAAGACAATTCATATAATATTACTCTAAGAAATTACAATAAGATAGGGATTTACAAACATAGATAGCCTCAAAAATTATCTTTGAGTGATTAATTCCACAGCTACATTGCAGAGgatgaaataaagaatacGTTCAAAAAACTGGAAGCAGTTACAATTCTAGTCTTTCAGTGCTAGAGTTTTAGAGGTA is a window encoding:
- the LOC124298493 gene encoding cytoplasmic protein NCK1; the protein is MAAMKHGKTSQDDVCYVVAKYDYGGQGAQELDLRKNERYLLLDDSKHWWRVQSARGQAGYVPSNYVKKEKPSLFDSIKKKVKKGSGSKTLPSSNSPSRAVESPTMARRLPADPSEAIGTAVVKYNYQAQQADELSLVKGTRILILEKSNDGWWRGQSGTQAGWFPSNYTQEEGDADDTLHTYAMAENVLDIVVALYSFSSNNDQELSFEKGDRLEILDRPPADPEWYKARNGQGQIGLVPRNYLQELSEYLTQPYRERGMTTSEIGAGDSLERRPDPGDRPHLVGKPWYYGRITRSQCDTLLNQHGQDGDFLIRDSETNMGDYSVSLKAPGRNKHFRVHVEGALYCIGQRKFHTLDQLVDHYQRAPIYTNRQGEKLFLVRPLPKGNPSSNGC